A single window of Rana temporaria chromosome 1, aRanTem1.1, whole genome shotgun sequence DNA harbors:
- the LOC120945740 gene encoding serine/threonine-protein kinase SBK1-like has product MASAVLYWVEKRSSMASIDHGVEGLLDRLVSFSSHSLHQIDLEEYFFIVKELGKGGYGKVFLAKDRKTDHKMALKVVDKNRTSQQSFLREFSISFLLSSHPNIIGCCGTAFTTTDHFVFAQELAPVGDLFSLIIPNVGIPEDSVKRCAVQISNALQFIAEKRVVHMDMKPENILVFDQECHCIKLTDFGFSGVKGTVIRNTVGSISYMAPEMCTMTTSDGLAINGSLDVWAFGVLIYCLLTGDLPWQVAMTNDEEYKSFVDWQNNFQMDSPPEAWRKVPTGIRRMFIDLLTPDYTKRSQSMEVLKYMSESWKEETPDSATRKEDKNVLQSRSSVQPGESLREASDPNTSQSSDSITSNLSNMSCFLSTETCGSQTEMTPEPQKDNMAETPIMFDDKFRM; this is encoded by the exons GATAGACTTAGAGGAGTACTTCTTCATTGTGAAGGAGCTTGGAAAAGGTGGTTATGGAAAAGTATTCTTGGCGAAGGACAGGAAAACAG accacaAAATGGCGTTGAAGGTCGTGGATAAGAACAGAACCAGTCAGCAGTCTTTCCTCCGGGAGTTCAGCATTTCATTCTTACTTTCGTCTCATCCCAACATCATCGGATGCTGTGGCACCGCCTTCACCACCACCGACCACTTTGTCTTTGCCCAAGAACTGGCCCCTGTTGGTGATCTGTTCTCTCTGATTATACCAAAT gtgggaATTCCAGAAGACTCAGTAAAGAGGTGTGCTGTGCAGATCTCCAATGCTCTCCAATTCATAGCAGAGAAAAGAGTGGTACATATGGATATGAAGCCTGAAAATATTTTGGTGTTTGACCAGGAGTGCCATTGCATCAAGCTCACAGACTTTGGCTTTTCTGGGGTCAAAGGGACGGTGATTAGAAATACAGTTGGCAGCATTTCCTACATGGCCCCTGAAATGTGTACAATGACCACATCTGATGGGTTGGCTATAAATGGCAGCCTTGATGTGTGGGCGTTCGGAGTACTCATCTACTGTCTTCTTACAGGAGACCTCCCGTGGCAGGTGGCCATGACTAATGATGAAGAATATAAAAGCTTTGTTGACTGGCAAAACAATTTCCAGATGGATAGTCCTCCTGAAGCATGGAGAAAGGTTCCCACTGGGATACGAAGGATGTTTATTGATCTTTTAACCCCTGACTATACTAAGAGAAGTCAAAGTATGGAAGTCCTAAAATACATGAGTGAAAGCTGGAAAGAAGAGACCCCAGATTCAGCCACAAGAAAAGAAGATAAGAATGTCCTACAAAGCCGTTCCTCTGTACAACCCGGAGAATCCTTGCGTGAGGCTTCCGACCCAAACACCTCACAGAGTAGCGATTCCATCACATCGAATCTCAGCAACATGTCTTGTTTCTTGTCCACAGAGACTTGTGGATCTCAGACTGAGATGACTCCAGAGCCACAGAAGGACAACATGGCAGAGACGCCAATCATGTTTGATGATAAATTCCGAATGTAA